The following proteins are encoded in a genomic region of Zea mays cultivar B73 chromosome 9, Zm-B73-REFERENCE-NAM-5.0, whole genome shotgun sequence:
- the LOC100280926 gene encoding Pantothenate kinase 1-like, which translates to MAEATGHGGRVVDLSGAEIRGDLEDRNPPIFLPRQPAASPLLALDIGGTLIKLVYTASRGGGADGTDLRFAKFERRRLQECFNFIRAEGLLASNAGGEGVTLKATGGGAYKFADDFLEKLGVCLDKLDEMDSVVSGANFLLQSIPGAAFTHMNGLRNPVDVSPNNLFPYLLVNIGSGVSILKVTGNRKFERVTGTHIGGGTMFGLAKLLTGCKSYDEFLQLSQKGDNFVLDLIVKDICGELVCQKQGLSTSTLASSFGKVITSKKKLTDYKPEDLASTLLSAFTYNIAQIAFLVASLLGLRRVFFGGSYIRGHKSTMENISYAIDFWSQSQMQAVFLRHEGYLGALGALMSYGDPSGENLTLEEKEPHHESAPVDGTSADEESDSNIFPYLLVNIGSGVSMIEVIGKGKFERIIGSHLGGGTILGLARLLTGCSSYEEFLELSQRGNNLSVDLTVGDIYGEEGYPKIGLPASTTAASFGKVNSSKLSEYKVEDLAAALLNSFTYNIGQIAYFVANLSGLKRIFFRGAYVCGHEKTMDKISRSLKYWSKGEVQTTFLCHEGFLGTLGAFWSYENMGIDSLAAHEVIREVLLGAPYTGQFPSLPVTQQQENGEHGTLEGEVESLRHDNALLKAEVERLQKENALLRAKLVRSGETSTL; encoded by the exons ATGGCCGAGGCGACGGGCCACGGCGGCCGCGTCGTCGACCTCTCGGGGGCCGAGATCCGCGGGGACCTCGAGGATCGCAACCCGCCCATCTTCCTCCCTCGCCAGCCCGCCGCGTCCCCGCTCCTCGCCCTCGACATCGGAG GGACTCTGATCAAGCTGGTGTACACGGCGAGCCGCGGCGGAGGGGCCGACGGGACGGACCTGCGCTTCGCCAAGTTCGAGAGGCGACGCCTACAGGAGTGCTTCAACTTCATCCGGGCGGAGGGGCTCCTCGCCAGCAATGCTG GCGGAGAAGGCGTGACCCTGAAG GCTACAGGTGGTGGAGCATATAAATTTGCTGACGATTTCCTGGAGAAACTAGGTGTTTGTCTTGACAAGCTTGATGAAATGGATAGTGTCGTTTCTGGAGCAAACTTTTTGTTGCAG AGTATTCCTGGCGCAGCCTTCACACACATGAATGGACTGAGGAATCCAGTAGATGTTTCCCCAAATAATTTGTTTCCTTACCTTCTTGTCAATATTGGCTCAGGAGTTAGTATACTGAAG GTTACTGGAAACAGAAAGTTTGAAAGGGTAACTGGGACGCACATTGGTGGTGGTACCATGTTTGGTTTAGCAAAACTTTTAACAGGCTGTAAGAG CTATGATGAATTCTTGCAATTAAGCCAGAAAGGGGACAACTTTGTTCTTGATTTAATTGTCAAGGATATATGTGGAGAGCTTGTCTGCCAGAAG CAAGGGCTTTCAACATCAACTCTTGCTTCTAGCTTTGGGAAAGTTATTACTTCTAAGAAGAAGCTGACAGACTACAAGCCTGAAGACCTTGCATCCACATTGTTGAGCGCCTTTACCTATAACATTGCACAA ATTGCTTTCCTTGTTGCATCACTTTTGGGCCTCCGAAGGGTTTTCTTCGGTGGATCATATATACGTGGTCACAAAAGCACGATGGAAAATATTTCTTATGCAATTGATTTCTG GTCACAGAGCCAAATGCAAGCAGTATTTTTGCGACATGAAGGGTATTTGGGAGCACTTGGTGCCCTGATGAGTTATGGGGATCCAAGTGGTGAAAATCTTACCCTCGAGGAGAAG GAGCCTCATCACGAATCAGCACCAGTTGATGGGACATCAGCGGATGAAGAGAGTGATAGCAACATATTTCCTTACCTTCTTGTAAATATTGGATCAGGTGTCAGCATGATAGAG GTAATTGGTAAGGGAAAGTTTGAAAGAATTATAGGATCCCATCTAGGCGGCGGTACTATCCTTGGTCTTGCTAGGCTTTTGACTGGTTGTTCAAG TTACGAAGAATTCCTGGAGTTGAGCCAGAGGGGCAATAATCTGTCTGTCGATTTGACTGTGGGGGACATATATGGGGAAGAAGGTTATCCGAAG ATTGGCCTTCCAGCATCCACTACTGCGGCTAGCTTTGGAAAAGTGAACTCAAGCAAACTTTCTGAGTATAAAGTAGAGGATCTTGCTGCAGCCTTACTGAATTCTTTCACATACAACATTGGACAG ATAGCCTACTTTGTGGCTAATCTTTCAGGCCTGAAGAGAATTTTCTTCCGAGGTGCTTATGTCTGTGGTCATGAGAAGACTATGGACAAGATTTCTCGTTCCCTAAAATATTG GTCCAAAGGTGAAGTTCAGACGACATTTCTATGCCATGAAGGGTTCTTGGGAACACTAGGTGCATTTTGGAGTTATGAGAACATGGGGATCGACAGTTTGGCGGCACATGAAGTCATCAGGGAAGTCTTGCTTGGTGCACCATACACAGGGCAATTCCCATCTTTACCTGTCACTCAACAACAGGAGAAT GGAGAACATGGTACTCTCGAAGGGGAAGTAGAAAGCTTACGACATGACAATGCCTTGCTGAAGGCTGAGGTTGAGCGATTACAAAAGGAGAATGCGTTGCTAAGAGCTAAGTTGGTAAGATCAGGCGAGACTTCAACATTGTGA